A genomic segment from Castor canadensis chromosome 1, mCasCan1.hap1v2, whole genome shotgun sequence encodes:
- the Kctd14 gene encoding BTB/POZ domain-containing protein KCTD14 isoform X2: MNSWLREMHRASTELDSKVTTVVQLNVGGQFYTTTVGTLRKFSGSKLAEMFSSPVEACTDGEGRFFIDRSGTYFGPILDYLRTGQVPSQNLTEVYREAQYYEIQPLVKLLEDTPQIFGEQVARKQFLLRVPNYSENLEVLLRLARAEAVGMRWSEVVVCVMHTDEQAAQCAEPLYNLEAKKVPFVKFGPWNVGPSIEDLLHCVNKDIKAKGYQVQLQKYFLEKACWAKLQGCFHKFTFNWW; the protein is encoded by the coding sequence GTAACTACCGTCGTGCAGCTGAATGTCGGCGGCCAGTTCTACACCACCACCGTGGGCACCCTGAGAAAATTCTCCGGTTCAAAGCTGGCAGAGATGTTCTCCAGCCCAGTCGAGGCCTGCACGGATGGGGAGGGCCGTTTCTTCATCGATCGCTCGGGTACTTACTTCGGCCCCATCCTGGACTACCTGCGCACCGGACAAGTGCCCTCACAAAACCTCACCGAGGTGTACCGTGAGGCTCAGTACTATGAGATCCAGCCTTTGGTCAAGCTCCTGGAGGACACGCCGCAGATCTTCGGTGAGCAGGTGGCTCGGAAGCAGTTCTTGCTGCGAGTGCCGAACTACAGTGAGAACCTGGAGGTCCTACTCCGCCTGGCGCGGGCAGAGGCGGTGGGGATGCGCTGGTCGGAGGTGGTAGTGTGCGTGATGCACACAGACGAGCAGGCTGCGCAGTGTGCGGAGCCCCTGTATAACCTGGAGGCCAAGAAGGTGCCATTTGTCAAGTTTGGACCCTGGAATGTAGGTCCATCAATTGAGGACTTACTGCACTGCGTGAATAAGGACATTAAGGCCAAGGGGTACCAGGTACAACTTCAGAAATACTTTCTAGAGAAGGCATGCTGGGCCAAGCTCCAAGGTTGCTTCCACAAGTTCACCTTCAACTGGTGGTGA
- the Kctd14 gene encoding BTB/POZ domain-containing protein KCTD14 isoform X1, giving the protein MSLTPASRCKPPSPQPRNARSGAPTVTTVVQLNVGGQFYTTTVGTLRKFSGSKLAEMFSSPVEACTDGEGRFFIDRSGTYFGPILDYLRTGQVPSQNLTEVYREAQYYEIQPLVKLLEDTPQIFGEQVARKQFLLRVPNYSENLEVLLRLARAEAVGMRWSEVVVCVMHTDEQAAQCAEPLYNLEAKKVPFVKFGPWNVGPSIEDLLHCVNKDIKAKGYQVQLQKYFLEKACWAKLQGCFHKFTFNWW; this is encoded by the coding sequence GTAACTACCGTCGTGCAGCTGAATGTCGGCGGCCAGTTCTACACCACCACCGTGGGCACCCTGAGAAAATTCTCCGGTTCAAAGCTGGCAGAGATGTTCTCCAGCCCAGTCGAGGCCTGCACGGATGGGGAGGGCCGTTTCTTCATCGATCGCTCGGGTACTTACTTCGGCCCCATCCTGGACTACCTGCGCACCGGACAAGTGCCCTCACAAAACCTCACCGAGGTGTACCGTGAGGCTCAGTACTATGAGATCCAGCCTTTGGTCAAGCTCCTGGAGGACACGCCGCAGATCTTCGGTGAGCAGGTGGCTCGGAAGCAGTTCTTGCTGCGAGTGCCGAACTACAGTGAGAACCTGGAGGTCCTACTCCGCCTGGCGCGGGCAGAGGCGGTGGGGATGCGCTGGTCGGAGGTGGTAGTGTGCGTGATGCACACAGACGAGCAGGCTGCGCAGTGTGCGGAGCCCCTGTATAACCTGGAGGCCAAGAAGGTGCCATTTGTCAAGTTTGGACCCTGGAATGTAGGTCCATCAATTGAGGACTTACTGCACTGCGTGAATAAGGACATTAAGGCCAAGGGGTACCAGGTACAACTTCAGAAATACTTTCTAGAGAAGGCATGCTGGGCCAAGCTCCAAGGTTGCTTCCACAAGTTCACCTTCAACTGGTGGTGA